In a single window of the candidate division WOR-3 bacterium genome:
- a CDS encoding exosortase F system-associated protein, translating into MISDKSGRYFTVLVALFGLLAVYLLQQVNIAGYVGSTSEFGAFVLNRTVRFIINDLLVILMIYAIFQQKKYVWFAFAVQLFGLFAILIPYFVIKYHYPHYNGPLLSFLHRLVVNPLLMLLLIPALYLKHYSGIKIN; encoded by the coding sequence TTGATCAGCGATAAATCAGGTAGGTATTTTACCGTTCTGGTAGCTCTTTTCGGGCTGCTTGCGGTTTATCTTTTGCAACAAGTAAACATAGCTGGTTATGTGGGGTCTACTTCTGAGTTTGGTGCTTTTGTTCTTAACCGGACCGTTCGGTTTATTATTAATGATCTTTTAGTGATTCTAATGATATATGCTATTTTTCAACAAAAAAAATATGTTTGGTTTGCTTTCGCTGTCCAGCTTTTTGGTCTTTTTGCAATACTGATACCTTATTTTGTAATTAAATACCACTATCCTCATTACAATGGTCCGCTCCTTTCCTTCCTTCATAGGCTGGTTGTTAATCCGTTGCTCATGCTCCTGCTTATCCCTGCGCTTTATTTGAAGCATTATTCTGGAATTAAAATAAACTAA
- a CDS encoding aminotransferase class I/II-fold pyridoxal phosphate-dependent enzyme yields MGGEEERFVKEAFETNWISPAGPHITAFEEELSAYLGVSACAALSSGTAAIHLALLILDVKPGDEVICSTFTFAGSCNPIVYVGATPIFIDSEPQTWNMDPDLLKAAIEDRVAKGKKPKAIIVVHLYGMPAQMDRIMNIAREFQIAVIEDAAEALGSSYLGKKAGAWGDIGIFSFNGNKIITTSGGGALVSDNPEYVERAKFLATQAREKALHYEHREIGYNYRLSNVCAAIGRGQLRVLDARVQKRRQIFEWYRELLGKHFIFPAEPEGAFSNRWLTTPVIKFSAKTEILQKIHEKLESENIESRPLWKPMHLQPVYKHATVYQNGISEYLFNSGICLPSGSLLEKEDVERISKCLFEVK; encoded by the coding sequence ATGGGTGGTGAGGAAGAACGTTTTGTAAAAGAGGCTTTTGAAACAAATTGGATATCACCGGCAGGTCCTCACATTACTGCTTTTGAGGAGGAGCTAAGCGCTTATCTTGGAGTAAGTGCCTGCGCTGCCTTGTCATCGGGGACTGCTGCAATCCATTTGGCTTTGCTTATTCTGGATGTAAAACCGGGGGATGAGGTAATTTGCTCAACTTTCACATTTGCTGGAAGTTGTAATCCAATAGTTTATGTGGGCGCTACACCGATATTCATAGATTCCGAGCCTCAGACCTGGAATATGGACCCGGATTTACTGAAGGCTGCTATTGAAGACAGGGTTGCCAAAGGAAAAAAGCCAAAGGCAATCATCGTTGTGCACTTATATGGTATGCCAGCGCAAATGGACCGCATCATGAACATTGCGCGTGAATTCCAGATAGCTGTTATTGAGGATGCTGCTGAGGCCTTAGGTTCGTCTTACCTTGGGAAAAAAGCCGGGGCATGGGGTGATATTGGCATCTTCTCTTTCAATGGTAACAAAATAATAACTACATCCGGGGGAGGTGCTTTGGTTTCGGATAACCCTGAATATGTGGAGCGGGCAAAGTTTCTGGCAACCCAAGCCAGGGAGAAGGCGCTGCATTACGAACATCGTGAAATAGGGTATAACTATCGGCTAAGCAATGTATGTGCGGCCATAGGCAGGGGGCAATTACGGGTGCTGGACGCACGTGTTCAAAAGCGCAGACAAATTTTTGAATGGTACCGGGAGCTGCTTGGAAAGCACTTCATTTTCCCCGCAGAGCCTGAAGGGGCCTTTTCTAACCGATGGCTTACTACTCCAGTTATAAAATTTTCAGCTAAAACCGAGATTTTACAAAAAATCCATGAAAAATTAGAATCCGAAAACATTGAAAGCCGGCCGCTATGGAAGCCCATGCACCTCCAGCCGGTATATAAGCATGCTACTGTGTATCAAAATGGGATATCTGAGTATTTGTTTAACTCCGGCATTTGTCTTCCATCAGGTTCATTACTTGAAAAGGAGGATGTGGAGAGGATTAGCAAATGTTTGTTTGAAGTTAAATAA